Proteins co-encoded in one Cricetulus griseus strain 17A/GY chromosome 1 unlocalized genomic scaffold, alternate assembly CriGri-PICRH-1.0 chr1_1, whole genome shotgun sequence genomic window:
- the LOC100750613 gene encoding LOW QUALITY PROTEIN: voltage-dependent anion-selective channel protein 1-like (The sequence of the model RefSeq protein was modified relative to this genomic sequence to represent the inferred CDS: inserted 2 bases in 1 codon; deleted 1 base in 1 codon) — protein sequence MAVPPTYADLGKSARDVFTKGYGFGLIKLDLKTKSENGLEFTSSGSANTETTKVNGSLETKYRWTECGLTFTEKWNTDNTLGTVSTVEDQLTHGLKLTFDSSFSPNTGEKNAKIKTGYKREHINLVCDVDFDIAGPSIRGALVLGYEGWLAGYQMNFETSKSRVTQSNLAVGYKTDEFQLLTNVNDRTXFGGSIYQKVNEKLETAINLAWTAGNSNTRFGIAAKYQVDPDVCFSAKVNNSSLIGLGSTQTLKPGIKLTLSALLEGKNVNAGGHKLGLGLEFQA from the exons ATGGCTGTGCCTCCCACATATGCTGATCTTGGCAAGTCTGCAAGGGATGTTTTCACCAAGGGCTACGGCTTTGGCTTAATAAAACTTGATTTGAAAACGAAGTCCGAGAATGGATTGGAATTTACCAGCTCAGGCTCCGCCAACACAGAGACTACCAAAGTAAATGGCAGCCTGGAAACCAAGTACAGATGGACTGAATGTGGGCTGACATTTACAGAGAAGTGGAACACAGACAACACTCTGGGTACCGTGAGTACCGTGGAAGACCAGCTCACCCATGGACTGAAGCTGACCTTTGATTCATCCTTCTCGCCTaacact ggggaaaaaaatgctaaaatcaAAACCGGGTACAAGAGGGAGCATATCAACCTGGTCTGTGATGTAGACTTTGACATTGCTGGGCCCTCCATCCGGGGTGCTCTGGTGCTTGGCTAtgagggctggctggctggctaccAGATGAATTTTGAGACTTCGAAGTCCCGAGTGACCCAGAGCAACTTGGCAGTTGGGTACAAGACGGATGAGTTCCAGCTTCTTACTAATGTGAACGATAGGAC GTTTGGAGGCTCCATTTACCAAAAGGTAAACGAGAAGTTGGAGACTGCTATCAATCTCGCCTGGACAGCAGGAAACAGTAACACTCGCTTTGGAATAGCAGCCAAGTATCAGGTCGACCCTGATGTCTGCTTTTCGGCCAAAGTGAACAACTCTAGCCTGATCGGTTTAGGGTCCACTCAGACCCTAAAGCCAGGTATCAAACTGACGCTGTCAGCTCTGCTGGAAGGCAAGAACGTCAATGCGGGTGGCCACAAGCTTGGTCTAGGACTGGAATTTCAAGCATAA